Proteins from a genomic interval of Rickettsia sp. Oklahoma-10:
- a CDS encoding cysteine desulfurase family protein → MIYLDHNATTVIDLRVKEFMISLMDMELNPSSAHSSGRFAKNIIEIARSQIATALGIKLSSREYDITFTSSGTESNNLIMKNFYDGDIFISAIEHLSIYNHIKHAPNIKIIKVDNQGLVDLKHLEELLSQSSTAKKLVSIMMANNESGVIQDIAEISKITKKYEAKFHSDLIQSLGKIPINIKELGLDFATISGHKIGAGHGSSTLISNSDFQVTPMIIGGGQEKGLRSGTENVLAIAGLGLATELITKDISEKYIKIKSLKCALEKKLKEYPNVNIISENVSRLPNTSLFTVLGTDAQVKLIGFDLRNICVSSGSACSSGKISKSHVLTNMGIEDEEAKSSIRVSLSHNNTIEDIEAFIKAFEEIYD, encoded by the coding sequence ATGATATATTTAGATCATAATGCTACTACTGTTATTGACCTTAGAGTTAAGGAATTCATGATAAGTTTAATGGACATGGAGCTTAACCCTTCATCAGCACATAGCTCAGGTAGATTTGCTAAGAATATAATAGAAATAGCGCGCTCGCAAATAGCAACGGCTCTTGGTATAAAGTTATCATCTAGAGAATATGATATTACTTTTACATCATCAGGCACTGAAAGTAATAATTTAATAATGAAAAATTTTTATGATGGTGATATTTTTATTTCAGCTATTGAACATTTATCGATCTATAACCATATAAAACATGCTCCAAATATTAAAATTATAAAAGTTGATAATCAAGGTTTAGTTGATTTAAAACATCTAGAAGAATTATTATCGCAAAGTAGTACTGCGAAAAAACTAGTTTCCATAATGATGGCTAATAATGAAAGCGGAGTTATACAAGATATAGCTGAGATAAGTAAAATAACTAAAAAATATGAGGCAAAATTTCATAGCGATTTAATCCAATCATTAGGAAAAATACCTATAAATATTAAAGAGTTAGGGTTAGATTTTGCTACAATTTCAGGGCATAAAATAGGAGCAGGGCATGGTAGTTCTACTTTAATTTCTAACTCTGACTTTCAAGTTACTCCAATGATTATAGGGGGAGGACAAGAAAAAGGGTTAAGATCAGGTACAGAAAATGTTTTAGCCATTGCAGGGCTTGGTCTAGCTACTGAATTAATAACAAAAGATATCTCAGAAAAATATATAAAAATCAAAAGCTTAAAATGTGCCTTGGAGAAAAAGCTAAAAGAATATCCAAACGTAAATATTATTAGTGAAAATGTTTCAAGATTACCTAATACTAGCTTGTTTACTGTGCTTGGTACGGATGCACAGGTAAAATTGATAGGTTTTGATTTACGTAATATTTGTGTAAGTTCTGGCTCTGCTTGTTCATCAGGAAAAATATCTAAATCGCACGTATTAACCAATATGGGTATAGAGGACGAAGAGGCAAAGTCTTCGATTAGGGTATCTTTAAGCCATAACAATACAATTGAGGATATAGAAGCTTTTATAAAAGCTTTTGAAGAGATATATGACTGA